A region of Etheostoma cragini isolate CJK2018 chromosome 24, CSU_Ecrag_1.0, whole genome shotgun sequence DNA encodes the following proteins:
- the LOC117939473 gene encoding zinc finger BED domain-containing protein 1-like, whose amino-acid sequence MEGKSSGPSCSGPNLVAHPRAKSKVWKYFGFDTDAYGCILHWKRIYCRVCMSQIAYSGNTSNLSYHLEKNHPVEFSEFVKSNTDQMREAFASAFSRIKTEPTGPHVQQQSQDPNVRQSSGNENRRHNDLTTAVVNFICEGLYPASVVEEPTFKTLMSTVDPGYSPPSKSEMAVKMLPQMYCRARDMVFSELAGVVNCGVTTDLWQSQTQNRSYISLSVHSVNYNSTSGFSMTNKCLKTFEVQEDNTAENITRAMYEAFVEWGITHKVSGATTNGSVDIMKACSLLELSVEMPCLGHTVNRAIAEAFQLPRVDSFLGCCRKLIDHFREPAMYLLRDKQKQHGLPQCALVTDRGRSWLATLAMLQRLKEQQVVVTATLVESSSAHRFSFDGPDWALLEGLICVLQPLKVVANMITSCRYPTISMVRPVLHMLLNTTLKVKEGDLKEISMTKEVISKVLSSTYSQNTQLSQEISTFLNIATFLDPRYKKLPFLSTQERSKIESNIIDEAKAVIEKQIAERPCLGEFSLTSDEPPCKKQTPLREASAGSATQDNPLAAIFRQSDADQSQEELHAQVVEELSNYKSQRVLGLNEDPLLWWSSHAPLFPTLPKVLQKYWCVPATSVPPHRLFSSSGTVLSGKRNRLVPALVDQQVFLYENSQSYCEPELCENDLDNEGSGNLGRQLE is encoded by the coding sequence ATGGAGGGTAAAAGTTCAGGACCTTCATGCTCTGGACCCAATCTGGTCGCACACCCACGGGCGAAAAGCAAAGTCTGGAAATACTTTGGCTTTGACACAGACGCATATGGCTGCATATTGCACTGGAAACGGATTTACTGCCGTGTATGCATGAGTCAAATCGCCTACTCTGGAAACACCTCCAATCTGTCTTACCACCTTGAGAAGAACCACCCCGTAGAGTTCAGCGAGTTCGTGAAGAGCAACACGGATCAGATGCGAGAGGCGTTCGCGTCAGCGTTCTCCAGGATAAAGACCGAGCCCACGGGTCCGCACGTTCAGCAGCAATCCCAAGACCCCAACGTAAGGCAGAGCTCGGGCAATGAAAACCGACGacacaatgatctgacaaccGCTGTCGTCAACTTCATCTGTGAGGGGTTGTACCCCGCGTCGGTCGTTGAAGAGCCTACTTTCAAGACGTTAATGAGTACCGTCGACCCTGGGTACTCTCCACCGAGCAAAAGCGAGATGGCAGTTAAAATGCTTCCTCAGATGTACTGCCGTGCCCGGGACATGGTCTTTAGTGAACTTGCTGGGGTTGTGAACTGTGGCGTTACTACAGATCTTTGGCAAAGCCAAACCCAGAACAGGTCGTACATTTCGCTCTCTGTGCATTCTGTGAATTACAACAGTACAAGTGGCTTCTCCATGACCAACAAGTGTCTTAAAACCTTCGAAGTACAAGAGGACAACACGGCGGAGAACATCACCAGAGCAATGTATGAAGCATTTGTCGAATGGGGAATAACCCACAAGGTCAGCGGTGCCACCACAAACGGTTCAGTGGACATCATGAAAGCATGCTCCCTCCTGGAGCTGTCGGTGGAAATGCCTTGCCTCGGACATACCGTCAATCGCGCGATAGCTGAAGCCTTCCAGCTGCCGCGCGTCGACAGCTTTTTGGGATGTTGCCGCAAACTCATCGATCATTTCCGAGAACCGGCAATGTATCTGCTAAGGGATAAACAGAAGCAGCACGGCCTCCCTCAGTGTGCGCTCGTCACAGACCGAGGTAGATCTTGGTTGGCCACGTTGGCAATGTTACAGCGACTGAAAGAGCAACAGGTTGTTGTAACTGCAACGCTGGTAGAGAGTTCAAGCGCTCATCGCTTCAGCTTCGATGGCCCTGACTGGGCCTTGTTGGAGGGCTTGATTTGCGTCCTCCAGCCTTTAAAAGTTGTGGCAAACATGATCACCTCTTGCAGGTACCCAACCATTAGCATGGTTAGGCCCGTGCTTCATATGCTGCTGAATACCACTCTTAAAGTCAAGGAAGGGGACCTCAAAGAGATCAGCATGACGAAAGAGGTCATCTCAAAGGTCCTGTCGAGCACCTATTCGCAGAACACACAGCTATCGCAAGAAATTTCCACGTTCCTCAACATTGCGACCTTCTTGGATCCTCGGTACAAGAAGTTGCCTTTCCTGTCCACTCAGGAACGCTCCAAAATTGAGAGTAACATCATTGATGAGGCAAAAGCAGTCATTGAGAAGCAGATTGCCGAGCGACCTTGCCTAGGCGAATTCTCCTTGACATCAGACGAGCCACCTTGCAAAAAGCAGACGCCCCTACGAGAGGCTTCAGCCGGCAGTGCCACCCAAGACAACCCTTTGGCTGCCATATTTCGTCAGTCCGATGCAGACCAGAGCCAGGAGGAGCTGCATGCCCAGGTCGTAGAGGAGCTGAGCAACTACAAATCCCAAAGAGTCCTAGGTCTGAATGAAGACCCTCTGCTGTGGTGGTCGAGTCATGCACCCTTGTTCCCCACCCTCCCCAAGGTGCTCCAGAAGTACTGGTGTGTTCCTGCCACTAGTGTCCCTCCTCACAGGCTGTTCAGTTCCTCCGGGACGGTCCTGTCTGGGAAAAGGAACCGTTTAGTCCCAGCTTTGGTAGATCAGCAGGTCTTCTTGTATGAGAACTCGCAGAGCTACTGTGAGCCTGAACTCTGTGAGAATGATTTGGACAATGAAGGAAGCGGTAATCTGGGCAGGCAACTTGAGTGA
- the sowahcb gene encoding sosondowah ankyrin repeat domain family Cb isoform X1, whose amino-acid sequence MAAECTEEAILDFVKKNGGKVKNTDLIEHFKVVFPEDPEKKTVVRTTFKNYVDHIAYVKTESGVKYVCLRKRFRGAEEANCPERELNQEGLVKPYHTDRAGGEVQQQTLPGSGYGNDSQVTVPHAFSTATTNSPDKTGDKGLCHVRLVEVDSHSREMGNRGSLHREQKASKKSVGPSPPRIPEVAVTEALPLPAAEGWVFNLPGPAQTGPTGPEQAAGLRPRDTPATESLSREEAGQSPNSTGDTHRVSEREGRPFLQVMMERSPRVRRSGVFSNSASMSSRNDGDASSVASSNPDDDRASATLDPLEHEWMLCASDGEWASLYQLLAEEPSLILRKDFVTGFTCLHWAAKQGKPELIALIINFAKQHNVPASVDVRSSSGYTPLHVAAMHSHMEVVKLLVGAYSADVDIRDYSGRKACQYLTDNVSMDIRDIVGAYERSNAEDEGRRGAGRRWSVSRVLQSHLKPLGDSVDWGGERENPFRRKSSLYRMKPTLQKLRSRTSHIVHSTSFRDTEETDGSAKASFKSRPKTHFFG is encoded by the exons ATGGCCGCCGAGTGTACTGAAGAGGCGATTCTGGACTTTGTCAAGAAGAACGGGGGCAAAGTGAAAAACACGGATTTAATTGAGCATTTTAAAGTGGTGTTCCCGGAGGACCCGGAGAAGAAAACGGTCGTCCGTACGACATTTAAAAACTACGTTGACCACATTGCGTATGTAAAAACTGAGAGCGGAGTTAAATATGTCTGTCTGAGAAAAAGGTTCCGCGGGGCAGAGGAGGCGAATTGCCCGGAGAGAGAGTTAAACCAAGAGGGACTCGTTAAGCCGTATCACACGGACCGAGCGGGCGGGGAGGTGCAACAGCAAACCCTACCTGGCTCAGGTTACGGAAATGACAGCCAGGTGACAGTTCCGCATGCTTTCTCCACTGCTACAACTAATTCCCCGGACAAGACCGGCGACAAGGGTCTGTGTCATGTCCGTTTAGTGGAGGTGGACAGCCACTCAAGGGAGATGGGAAACAGAGGAAGCCTCCACAGGGAGCAGAAGGCGTCCAAGAAGAGTGTTGGGCCGTCTCCTCCTCGCATACCAGAGGTTGCAGTGACTGAAGCTTTGCCTCTCCCCGCAGCAGAGGGATGGGTGTTCAACCTGCCCGGGCCTGCACAAACTGGTCCTACAGGACCGGAGCAGGCAGCTGGACTCAGGCCCAGAGACACACCCGCCACCGAGTCTCTCTCACGGGAAGAAGCAGGGCAGAGTCCAAACTCTACAGGGGACACGCACAGAGTGTctgagagagaaggaagacCCTTCCTGCAGGTCATGATGGAGCGCTCCCCGAGG GTGAGGCGCAGCGGTGTGTTCAGCAACTCGGCGTCCATGTCCTCCCGAAACGACGGCGATGCCTCCTCCGTGGCCTCCTCCAACCCGGACGACGACAGGGCCTCCGCCACTCTGGACCCGCTGGAACACGAGTGGATGCTGTGCGCTTCAGACGGCGAATGGGCCAGCTTGTACCAGCTCCTCGCTGAGGAGCCCAGCCTCATCCTGAGGAAGGATTTCGTCACGGGCTTCACGTGCCTGCACTGGGCGGCCAAGCAGGGCAAGCCGGAGCTCATCGCGCTCATCATCAACTTCGCCAAACAGCACAACGTCCCCGCCAGTGTCGACGTCCGGTCGAGCAGCGGCTACACGCCGTTGCACGTTGCCGCCATGCACAGCCACATGGAGGTGGTGAAGCTGCTGGTGGGCGCCTACAGCGCAGACGTAGACATCCGGGACTACAGCGGGAGGAAGGCCTGCCAATACCTCACGGACAACGTGAGCATGGACATACGGGACATCGTCGGAGCGTACGAGCGCTCAAACGCTGAAGACGAGGGACGCAGGGGCGCGGGAAGACGCTGGAGCGTCTCCAGGGTTCTCCAGTCACACCTGAAGCCACTTGGCGACTCTGTAGACTGGGGGGGCGAGAGAGAGAACCCCTTCAGGAGGAAGTCCTCGCTTTACAGGATGAAGCCCACACTGCAGAAGCTCCGCTCAAGGACGTCACATATCGTCCACAGCACGTCATTCCGGGACACAGAGGAGACGGACGGGTCCGCAAAGGCTTCCTTTAAGTCCAGACCCAAGACCCATTTCTTTGGGTGA
- the sowahcb gene encoding sosondowah ankyrin repeat domain family Cb isoform X2, producing MAAECTEEAILDFVKKNGGKVKNTDLIEHFKVVFPEDPEKKTVVRTTFKNYVDHIAYVKTESGVKYVCLRKRFRGAEEANCPERELNQEGLVKPYHTDRAGGEVQQQTLPGSGYGNDSQVTVPHAFSTATTNSPDKTGDKGLCHVRLVEVDSHSREMGNRGSLHREQKASKKSVGPSPPRIPEVAVTEALPLPAAEGWVFNLPGPAQTGPTGPEQAAGLRPRDTPATESLSREEAGQSPNSTGDTHRVSEREGRPFLQVRRSGVFSNSASMSSRNDGDASSVASSNPDDDRASATLDPLEHEWMLCASDGEWASLYQLLAEEPSLILRKDFVTGFTCLHWAAKQGKPELIALIINFAKQHNVPASVDVRSSSGYTPLHVAAMHSHMEVVKLLVGAYSADVDIRDYSGRKACQYLTDNVSMDIRDIVGAYERSNAEDEGRRGAGRRWSVSRVLQSHLKPLGDSVDWGGERENPFRRKSSLYRMKPTLQKLRSRTSHIVHSTSFRDTEETDGSAKASFKSRPKTHFFG from the exons ATGGCCGCCGAGTGTACTGAAGAGGCGATTCTGGACTTTGTCAAGAAGAACGGGGGCAAAGTGAAAAACACGGATTTAATTGAGCATTTTAAAGTGGTGTTCCCGGAGGACCCGGAGAAGAAAACGGTCGTCCGTACGACATTTAAAAACTACGTTGACCACATTGCGTATGTAAAAACTGAGAGCGGAGTTAAATATGTCTGTCTGAGAAAAAGGTTCCGCGGGGCAGAGGAGGCGAATTGCCCGGAGAGAGAGTTAAACCAAGAGGGACTCGTTAAGCCGTATCACACGGACCGAGCGGGCGGGGAGGTGCAACAGCAAACCCTACCTGGCTCAGGTTACGGAAATGACAGCCAGGTGACAGTTCCGCATGCTTTCTCCACTGCTACAACTAATTCCCCGGACAAGACCGGCGACAAGGGTCTGTGTCATGTCCGTTTAGTGGAGGTGGACAGCCACTCAAGGGAGATGGGAAACAGAGGAAGCCTCCACAGGGAGCAGAAGGCGTCCAAGAAGAGTGTTGGGCCGTCTCCTCCTCGCATACCAGAGGTTGCAGTGACTGAAGCTTTGCCTCTCCCCGCAGCAGAGGGATGGGTGTTCAACCTGCCCGGGCCTGCACAAACTGGTCCTACAGGACCGGAGCAGGCAGCTGGACTCAGGCCCAGAGACACACCCGCCACCGAGTCTCTCTCACGGGAAGAAGCAGGGCAGAGTCCAAACTCTACAGGGGACACGCACAGAGTGTctgagagagaaggaagacCCTTCCTGCAG GTGAGGCGCAGCGGTGTGTTCAGCAACTCGGCGTCCATGTCCTCCCGAAACGACGGCGATGCCTCCTCCGTGGCCTCCTCCAACCCGGACGACGACAGGGCCTCCGCCACTCTGGACCCGCTGGAACACGAGTGGATGCTGTGCGCTTCAGACGGCGAATGGGCCAGCTTGTACCAGCTCCTCGCTGAGGAGCCCAGCCTCATCCTGAGGAAGGATTTCGTCACGGGCTTCACGTGCCTGCACTGGGCGGCCAAGCAGGGCAAGCCGGAGCTCATCGCGCTCATCATCAACTTCGCCAAACAGCACAACGTCCCCGCCAGTGTCGACGTCCGGTCGAGCAGCGGCTACACGCCGTTGCACGTTGCCGCCATGCACAGCCACATGGAGGTGGTGAAGCTGCTGGTGGGCGCCTACAGCGCAGACGTAGACATCCGGGACTACAGCGGGAGGAAGGCCTGCCAATACCTCACGGACAACGTGAGCATGGACATACGGGACATCGTCGGAGCGTACGAGCGCTCAAACGCTGAAGACGAGGGACGCAGGGGCGCGGGAAGACGCTGGAGCGTCTCCAGGGTTCTCCAGTCACACCTGAAGCCACTTGGCGACTCTGTAGACTGGGGGGGCGAGAGAGAGAACCCCTTCAGGAGGAAGTCCTCGCTTTACAGGATGAAGCCCACACTGCAGAAGCTCCGCTCAAGGACGTCACATATCGTCCACAGCACGTCATTCCGGGACACAGAGGAGACGGACGGGTCCGCAAAGGCTTCCTTTAAGTCCAGACCCAAGACCCATTTCTTTGGGTGA